From the genome of Spirochaetota bacterium:
TCCAGAAACCGTATCTGCCCTCAATTAACGCGGATCTGGGATACTCCGGGGCGGCGAATCTGAACGAGTTCGAGCATGGACCGCTCGCGCGGCTCACCGCGGAATGGATACTCTGGGACGGGGGGAGAACGATGGCGTCGAAAAAGATCCTTACTTTATCCTCAGGCTCCGTTGGCCTTCAGGGGGCGATATTCGCCATCGAAGTAAAAAAGAAGATAGCCGCCGTCTATTATGATACGGCGAGGCTCGAAGCCTCGGTTGCTGATGAAAAAAAGAAATTGAACAACCTCGTATCGTTAAAAAAGCTTCTCATGCCTCGCTTAAAGATCGGAAAGATTGGTTATTCAGACGTCGAGGACATGGTGATACGAATTGAAGATACCGCCGGCAAGATAAAAAACGATGAACTGGTCATCGACTACAAAAAACGCCAGTTACGATTGCTCACCGGCGGCGACGCGGAAGATCCCCTGTATATTCCGGGATTCTCCGTTCTGAAAGGCGTAGGTCCTGAAATTGCGGCCATTAAGACGACCCTGACGTCCCCTGCGCTGATTCTGGCGCGCAGGCAGACTGCGCTTCTGGAGGCAAAAAAAGAACATCGGGAACGGGAGCTGTACTGGCCGGTTTTCGGCATTGAGCTTTACGGCGGTTACGGGCCGCACCGTGATGCGATAGACCCGCACAAGCCTGAAGTCGGGGCAGGTGCGGTGTTCCGCGTACCGATAATCATCGGCGGCAGCCGGTCGGCGGAGATGAAATCCCTGACGGCGGAAATCGACGCGGCGAAACTGGACCTTGCCCGGATGGAGAAAGATAACAAGGCCGCAGCCGACTACATAATGAAAGCCATACCTGCCATGGATGACCGCATGGATTCGCTCGAAAAATCGGTGAAACGGGCGGAGAAAAACCTCACCGCCGCATTCAATGAGTTCTCCCGCGGACTGAAATCGCCCGCGGACATGATCACGGCCCTGCAGTACCTTTATGAGTTGAAGTCGAAATACCATGACGCGAAGATGGAATTCCTTGCGCTCAAGGCTGAACTGTTTCTCACGTACGGAAATGACGGGTTATCGACATACGATTCAATTAAAAATTAAAACAATATAAGGAGAACACAATGATGAAAAAAAATCTCACCCTGGCAGTTCTTGTTGTCGCGGCGCTCGCGCTGCCGAACCTGAGCCGGTCCCACGAGGGCTCGTTCAAGGATGCCGACACCATTCCGCCGTTTGGGCCGCACGGCGGAAGAACGCTCAAACTGACGCGGCATTTCGCTGAAGTGGTGGTAAAAAAGAGCACGGTGGACGTGTACATTCTCGAGCGTGACGTAAAGACGGTCGCCTCGGACGCATCGGGCGTCACCCTGAGCGCCGCGATTCCCGGAAAAAACGCCAAATCAATTCCTCTTTCAAAAAAGGGAGACGGCTACACGGGAGCGTATATCGCGCCTCCCTCGGCACGAAGGGTAATTTTTACCGTGAACTGCGTCCTCGATGGCAAAAACGAAACCGGAACGCTCCAGCACGAGCCGAGGAAATGATGAGAATTAATCGTCGGGTATAACGACGTACTCGGCGGGATGCGAGAGAAAAATCGCGCGAAATGAGAGAAGGAGCGGAAACGTTCCCGCTCCTTTGTATTACGGCGGGTAAAAGTCTACTCGAAACTGAAATTTTTCCCGCCCGCCTGTTCGCGTACGGTCTTGATAATCGCCGCGTCGAGGGTGTTTTTCCCGGCGAGCTTCTTCGTCTCGTTCTCGACGTAGACGCGCCGCTCCTGGTTGAGCTTGCCGATTCTTGCCTGCAGCTCGGCGCGCTTCTTCATCTGTGCGTCGACGTGGGCGCTACGCTCGCCGGGGCTCATTTTCTGCATCTCGGGAGGAAGCTCTTCTTTCTTGAGCGACTCGGTCTTGACCTTTCCTTCCCTTACCGCGTCAACGAGGTCCCAGCCCGCGTTTGAATAGAGATTCGAGGCCTTGGCGAGCGAGCGCTGTATCACCGACTCCTCGCTCATACCGGCGGCGTTCTTGTCTTGCATGGCCTGGCGTTCCTTTTTCTCTCCGCCGCTCATGCCGTAGGGAATATAGGTGAGGTTGAGCTCGTTTCCAAGCTGGCTGATCTCCGCGTCCTGTGGCGCGGCGATGTAGGCGACGCGCTCGTTTTGGTTGATATGCATGTAACGGCCCTGCGCCAGCAGAGCGCCGTCGCGCCAGTGGGTGCTCACTCCCTCGTCGTAATCGCCGCAGTATATGGTGTTGACGATGATGTTCTTCGCCGCGGCCGCCTTCACGGCGACGCGGTAATCGACCTCGCCCTGGGAGAACGGCTCGTTGCCGGCGATGAAGATCACCTTCAGATCGGCGGACTCACCGCTCCATCCGAGGCCCTTCGCCGCGGCCTGGATCACCCTGCCGCAAT
Proteins encoded in this window:
- a CDS encoding TolC family protein — encoded protein: MKKSHYMRTITTTVIISAFAFIALMAGNAFAQQAGVKQISLEELWRNAGEKSPSIQARLKDVEAIEYKIKSLQKPYLPSINADLGYSGAANLNEFEHGPLARLTAEWILWDGGRTMASKKILTLSSGSVGLQGAIFAIEVKKKIAAVYYDTARLEASVADEKKKLNNLVSLKKLLMPRLKIGKIGYSDVEDMVIRIEDTAGKIKNDELVIDYKKRQLRLLTGGDAEDPLYIPGFSVLKGVGPEIAAIKTTLTSPALILARRQTALLEAKKEHRERELYWPVFGIELYGGYGPHRDAIDPHKPEVGAGAVFRVPIIIGGSRSAEMKSLTAEIDAAKLDLARMEKDNKAAADYIMKAIPAMDDRMDSLEKSVKRAEKNLTAAFNEFSRGLKSPADMITALQYLYELKSKYHDAKMEFLALKAELFLTYGNDGLSTYDSIKN
- a CDS encoding VWA domain-containing protein, encoding MKTNARALSIVLAAVIAWSPAVLTARADGPRIQLAILLDTSSSMDGLIDQAKSQLWKIVNEMAQARRDGRAPRLEVALYEYGKSSIPSGEGYLRMVVPFTTDLDRLSEELFALATNGGDEYCGRVIQAAAKGLGWSGESADLKVIFIAGNEPFSQGEVDYRVAVKAAAAKNIIVNTIYCGDYDEGVSTHWRDGALLAQGRYMHINQNERVAYIAAPQDAEISQLGNELNLTYIPYGMSGGEKKERQAMQDKNAAGMSEESVIQRSLAKASNLYSNAGWDLVDAVREGKVKTESLKKEELPPEMQKMSPGERSAHVDAQMKKRAELQARIGKLNQERRVYVENETKKLAGKNTLDAAIIKTVREQAGGKNFSFE